One Brachybacterium aquaticum genomic region harbors:
- a CDS encoding DUF4956 domain-containing protein, which translates to MSLSTLSLYALDLVAAAILVFGIYWPRHRRRDLVVAFLGIHVGVLAVAALLAGSAVTAGLGLGLFGVLSIIRLRSDELAQHEIAYYFAVLALGLVSGLSTSATPLSIGFIVLIVGTMAIVDHPRLLGAHRRQLVVVDRALTDETALRAHLEEMLAADVSALSVQRLDTVSDTTVVDVRFRLRERRHDPLSAGSATSGAVPQEAVVPRAASGAVPVTVR; encoded by the coding sequence ATGTCCTTGTCCACACTCTCCCTCTACGCCCTCGACCTGGTCGCCGCCGCGATCCTGGTGTTCGGCATCTACTGGCCCCGCCATCGGCGTCGCGACCTGGTGGTCGCGTTCCTCGGGATCCACGTGGGGGTGCTGGCCGTGGCGGCGCTGCTGGCCGGCTCCGCCGTCACCGCGGGCCTCGGGCTGGGTCTGTTCGGCGTGCTGTCCATCATCCGCCTGCGCTCGGACGAGCTGGCTCAGCACGAGATCGCCTACTACTTCGCGGTGCTCGCGCTGGGACTGGTCTCCGGGCTCTCCACGAGCGCGACGCCGCTCTCGATCGGCTTCATCGTGCTGATCGTGGGGACCATGGCGATCGTGGATCATCCGCGGCTGCTCGGCGCCCACCGTCGCCAGCTGGTGGTGGTCGACCGGGCCCTGACCGACGAGACCGCCCTGCGCGCGCACCTCGAGGAGATGCTCGCAGCCGACGTCTCGGCCCTCTCCGTCCAGCGCCTGGACACCGTCTCCGACACCACGGTGGTGGACGTGCGCTTCCGGCTGCGCGAGCGCCGGCACGACCCCCTCTCCGCGGGGTCGGCCACGTCGGGCGCCGTCCCGCAGGAGGCGGTCGTCCCGCGTGCCGCCTCGGGCGCCGTCCCGGTGACGGTCCGATGA
- a CDS encoding polyphosphate polymerase domain-containing protein, with translation MSAHRASAALPRAGGQEISGLGALPGIGLEEITERAGLMTRVDRKYVLPREEVGTLLAAAGGDLRVLEIDGRRRFSYRSLYYDTPDLTAYRAAATGRRRRWKVRRRDYLDTGTSFLEVKTRTGRGESAKLRLPLPADGSGAGPAAGRPLSGAGLEHVRTTLLDAGCAAPAQPLVPVLATTYARTTVLIAAEDARLTLDDSLSWIAADGQMLHLDGEVVVETKAGTRPGRVDRALWRAGHRPQRLSKYATGLALLDDSLSANRWHRTLRDLPVA, from the coding sequence ATGAGCGCGCACCGCGCGTCCGCCGCCCTTCCCAGGGCGGGCGGCCAGGAGATCAGCGGGCTCGGAGCGCTCCCCGGGATCGGCCTGGAGGAGATCACGGAGCGGGCAGGCCTGATGACCCGCGTGGACCGCAAGTACGTGCTCCCCCGCGAGGAGGTCGGCACCCTGCTCGCAGCAGCCGGCGGGGACCTGCGGGTGCTCGAGATCGACGGTCGACGCCGCTTCTCCTACCGCTCCCTCTACTACGACACGCCCGACCTCACCGCCTACCGGGCCGCCGCGACCGGTCGCCGCCGGCGCTGGAAGGTGCGCCGCCGGGACTACCTCGACACGGGCACGTCGTTCCTCGAGGTCAAGACCCGCACCGGTCGCGGCGAATCCGCCAAGCTGCGGCTGCCGCTCCCGGCCGACGGGAGCGGGGCGGGCCCGGCCGCCGGGCGCCCCCTGTCCGGGGCGGGGCTCGAGCACGTGCGCACCACCCTGCTGGACGCCGGATGCGCCGCCCCCGCGCAGCCGCTGGTGCCGGTGCTCGCCACCACCTACGCGCGCACCACTGTGCTGATCGCCGCCGAGGACGCCCGCCTCACCCTCGACGACTCGCTGTCCTGGATCGCCGCCGACGGACAGATGCTGCACCTGGACGGCGAGGTGGTGGTCGAGACCAAGGCCGGCACGCGCCCGGGCCGCGTGGACCGGGCGCTGTGGCGGGCGGGCCACCGCCCGCAGCGGCTCTCGAAGTACGCCACCGGCCTCGCACTCCTGGACGACTCCCTGTCCGCGAACCGCTGGCACCGCACCCTGCGCGACCTCCCGGTCGCCTGA
- a CDS encoding carbohydrate-binding domain-containing protein: MTPTTAPDSPTGGRRSARSRMRRWSAAAVAGTAALALAACGAATAVTGVTDSGSSTSSGSSAQVAETASVTNDLLSSLDLTTLDTHLDEDELSWDAADEQTITLDDTGSSSTSSAVTVEDGVVTITAGGVYRVSGELTDGQLVISAPDDETVTVILDDASITSTTGPGIAVTSADEVTLVLEDGTSNSVADGTDYEVADDSTPVAAIASASDLTIAGTGALTVTGSTNDGISTRDGLAITGGDITVTAVDDALRGKDYLSISDGTFDLTSGGDALKSDNYEDEDRGWVLVTGGEFTIHAGDDGIDAEQAVQITGGTVTIEESVEGIEAQDVMIEGGTVSITASDDGINATAATTAEEAAAEESATDTATADGGMGGGGETDDGSWLSISGGTVTVVADVDGLDSNGTVSLTGGEVTITSAANGGDSPVDANGEITLDGTVLTANGTEISSADELGGGMGGSGQGSPGGQAPGR; the protein is encoded by the coding sequence ATGACCCCCACCACCGCTCCCGACTCCCCCACCGGCGGCCGCCGGTCCGCCCGCTCCCGCATGCGCCGCTGGTCGGCCGCGGCCGTCGCCGGCACGGCCGCCCTGGCCCTGGCCGCATGCGGGGCCGCCACCGCCGTCACCGGTGTCACCGACTCGGGCTCCTCGACCAGCTCCGGCTCCTCGGCGCAGGTCGCCGAGACCGCCTCGGTCACCAACGACCTGCTCTCCAGCCTCGACCTCACCACTCTCGACACCCATCTCGACGAGGACGAACTGAGCTGGGACGCCGCCGATGAGCAGACCATCACGCTGGACGACACCGGATCGAGCTCCACCTCTTCCGCGGTCACCGTCGAGGACGGCGTCGTCACGATCACCGCCGGCGGCGTGTACCGGGTCTCCGGCGAGCTCACCGACGGACAGCTGGTGATCTCCGCTCCCGACGACGAGACCGTCACCGTGATCCTCGACGACGCCTCGATCACCAGCACCACCGGCCCCGGCATCGCCGTGACCAGCGCCGACGAGGTCACCCTGGTCCTCGAGGACGGGACCTCAAACTCGGTCGCCGATGGCACCGACTACGAGGTCGCCGACGACTCGACACCGGTCGCGGCGATCGCCTCCGCGTCCGACCTCACGATCGCCGGCACCGGCGCCCTCACGGTCACCGGCAGCACGAATGACGGCATCTCCACCCGCGACGGGCTCGCGATCACCGGCGGGGACATCACCGTCACCGCCGTGGACGACGCGCTGCGCGGGAAGGACTACCTCTCCATCAGCGACGGCACCTTCGACCTGACCAGCGGCGGAGACGCCCTGAAGTCCGACAACTACGAGGACGAGGACCGCGGCTGGGTGCTCGTGACCGGCGGGGAGTTCACGATCCATGCCGGGGACGACGGGATCGACGCCGAGCAGGCCGTCCAGATCACCGGCGGCACCGTGACCATCGAGGAGTCCGTCGAGGGCATCGAGGCGCAGGACGTCATGATCGAGGGCGGCACCGTCTCGATCACCGCCTCCGACGACGGCATCAACGCCACCGCCGCCACCACCGCCGAGGAGGCGGCCGCGGAGGAGAGCGCGACCGACACCGCCACCGCGGACGGCGGCATGGGCGGTGGCGGCGAGACCGACGACGGCTCGTGGCTCTCGATCAGCGGCGGCACCGTCACCGTCGTCGCCGACGTCGACGGGCTGGACTCCAACGGCACCGTCTCCCTGACCGGCGGGGAGGTGACGATCACCAGCGCCGCGAACGGCGGCGACTCCCCGGTGGACGCCAACGGCGAGATCACCCTGGACGGCACCGTGCTCACGGCCAACGGCACCGAGATCTCCTCCGCGGACGAGCTCGGCGGAGGCATGGGCGGCTCCGGCCAGGGCAGCCCCGGCGGCCAGGCCCCGGGACGGTGA
- a CDS encoding mycothiol transferase, translated as MDALELLRDLASRPRHTLSALRRRLVPETLNAHPAGHDNSVAWLLWHTGREIDAQLAPLTGGEEVWRTRDEAGRLGLGEPGSAVGYGHSSEEARAIVVEDGDALADYVDATLDAFDAYLDTLDAAALGDVVDDSWDPPVTRGARLISILDDAIQHLAQAAYVLGLPEPS; from the coding sequence ATGGACGCTCTCGAACTGCTCCGCGACCTCGCCTCCCGACCTCGCCACACCCTCTCCGCCCTGCGCAGACGATTGGTCCCCGAGACCCTCAACGCCCACCCCGCCGGGCACGACAACTCCGTGGCCTGGCTGCTGTGGCACACCGGCCGGGAGATCGACGCCCAGCTCGCGCCGCTCACCGGCGGGGAGGAGGTGTGGCGCACCCGCGACGAGGCCGGCCGTCTCGGCCTCGGCGAGCCGGGCTCGGCCGTCGGCTACGGCCACTCCTCCGAGGAGGCCCGCGCCATCGTGGTGGAGGACGGCGACGCGCTGGCCGACTACGTCGACGCGACGCTCGACGCCTTCGATGCCTACCTCGACACCCTCGACGCCGCCGCGCTCGGCGACGTGGTCGACGACTCCTGGGACCCGCCCGTCACCCGCGGTGCCCGCCTGATCAGCATCCTCGACGACGCGATCCAGCATCTCGCCCAGGCCGCGTACGTCCTCGGCCTGCCCGAGCCCAGCTGA
- a CDS encoding GNAT family N-acetyltransferase: protein MTSGIDDGVGIEDGVGEHVHGPDETISVRDNKVAGRYEALRDGQTVGIMIYERTRRRIELIHTVTDPEHRGEGVASVLLRTVLAEARAADLPVLVICPFIESWLQRHPEQADGVIADD, encoded by the coding sequence ATGACCTCAGGAATCGATGACGGCGTCGGCATCGAGGATGGCGTCGGGGAGCACGTCCACGGCCCCGACGAGACGATCTCCGTGCGCGACAACAAGGTCGCCGGCCGGTACGAGGCGCTGCGCGACGGTCAGACGGTCGGCATCATGATCTACGAGCGCACCCGTCGGCGCATCGAGCTGATCCATACGGTCACCGACCCCGAGCACCGCGGCGAGGGCGTCGCCTCCGTGCTCCTGCGCACCGTGCTCGCCGAAGCGCGGGCCGCCGACCTGCCGGTCCTCGTGATCTGTCCCTTCATCGAGAGCTGGCTCCAGCGCCATCCCGAGCAGGCCGACGGCGTCATCGCCGACGACTGA
- a CDS encoding DUF4097 family beta strand repeat-containing protein yields the protein MTSPHTPPTGSPDPEPTPDPIRHEFIAAGSIDANIQNLRGTITVRAEHGTRVGVELIPRGEAGAQLATRMRVRFDAERLTVDAPADEAHRVGVGLGDLFSVRGRGGSLPFTDRLAESFRSAVRGVEGLLGGLEIRVVLPAGSRVVVSDGVGDLEITGSLARLEARTGTGDLHVRNAAEESTRLTTGTGDVTLGEATGQVHATTGTGDLRLDRLEGTATLSAGVGGVTVREARSGSLTARSGLGDVELRVAAGTAVHLDLATGLGEQDVRLTPADGAGAAERTLEVHARSGKGDLRVLRAGAAAAAS from the coding sequence ATGACCTCGCCGCACACCCCGCCCACCGGCTCGCCCGACCCCGAGCCCACCCCCGATCCCATCCGCCACGAGTTCATCGCCGCCGGCTCCATCGACGCGAACATCCAGAACCTCCGCGGCACGATCACCGTGCGCGCCGAGCACGGCACCCGCGTGGGCGTCGAGCTGATCCCGCGCGGCGAGGCCGGTGCCCAGCTCGCCACCCGCATGCGGGTCCGCTTCGACGCCGAACGCCTCACCGTCGACGCCCCGGCCGACGAGGCCCACCGCGTCGGCGTGGGTCTCGGGGACCTGTTCAGCGTCCGCGGTCGCGGCGGGAGCCTGCCCTTCACCGACCGGCTCGCCGAGTCCTTCCGCTCCGCCGTGCGCGGCGTCGAGGGGCTCCTCGGCGGGCTCGAGATCCGCGTGGTGCTGCCCGCCGGATCGCGCGTGGTCGTCTCCGACGGCGTCGGCGACCTCGAGATCACGGGGTCCCTCGCCCGGCTCGAGGCCCGCACCGGCACCGGCGACCTGCACGTCCGCAACGCGGCGGAGGAGTCCACCCGCCTGACCACTGGCACCGGCGATGTCACCCTCGGCGAGGCGACCGGACAGGTCCATGCCACCACGGGCACCGGTGACCTGCGACTGGACCGCCTCGAGGGCACCGCGACCCTGTCGGCCGGCGTGGGCGGCGTGACCGTGCGCGAGGCCCGCAGCGGCAGCCTCACCGCCCGCAGCGGCCTCGGCGACGTGGAGCTTCGCGTCGCCGCCGGCACCGCGGTCCACCTCGATCTCGCGACCGGCCTCGGCGAGCAGGACGTGCGCCTCACCCCGGCCGACGGGGCCGGCGCCGCGGAGCGGACCCTCGAGGTCCACGCCCGCTCGGGCAAGGGCGACCTGCGCGTGCTGCGCGCCGGGGCGGCGGCCGCCGCGTCCTGA
- a CDS encoding pilus assembly protein HicB yields the protein MDLRALTRPVQEQLVASAAIGDETTRRTAELLSVGLEPALRLAIQEAVGQVAAEVSAELAPGRVDLALRGTDLSVHVIAPEASADGGAAAPSAPATPFVPGAPVTPVVPVAAEVPTPPRPPEAPEDAEDTGSGAARVTFRPPQALKSRLEQAAEREQLSLNTYLVRALTTHLDAQEQQAQPVPPASTAPRSTGRTSGWFV from the coding sequence ATGGATCTGAGAGCACTCACCCGTCCCGTGCAGGAGCAGCTCGTCGCCTCCGCCGCGATCGGCGACGAGACCACCCGCCGCACCGCCGAGCTGCTGTCCGTGGGCCTCGAGCCCGCCCTGCGCCTCGCCATCCAGGAGGCCGTGGGCCAGGTCGCCGCCGAGGTCTCGGCCGAGCTCGCCCCCGGCCGGGTCGACCTCGCCCTGCGCGGCACGGACCTCTCGGTGCACGTCATCGCCCCCGAGGCGTCGGCCGACGGGGGCGCCGCGGCGCCTTCCGCGCCCGCCACGCCCTTCGTGCCCGGCGCCCCGGTGACGCCCGTGGTGCCGGTCGCGGCCGAGGTGCCCACCCCGCCGCGGCCGCCCGAAGCACCAGAGGACGCGGAGGACACAGGAAGCGGCGCCGCCCGCGTCACCTTCCGTCCGCCCCAGGCACTGAAGTCCCGCCTCGAGCAGGCCGCCGAGCGCGAGCAGCTGAGCCTGAACACGTACCTCGTCCGGGCGCTGACCACGCACCTCGATGCCCAGGAGCAGCAGGCGCAGCCCGTCCCTCCCGCCTCCACCGCCCCGCGCAGCACCGGCCGCACCAGCGGCTGGTTCGTCTGA
- a CDS encoding pyridoxal phosphate-dependent decarboxylase family protein — translation MLGVTEDSTHPFPSPAPDSAPAPDGAAAPATPPTTPESSERSAFSRASDALQRHRAPSEVWGDEREAVSLALRWAAEHTTVATDPKTTARSAAELQAAVGETITEDGIGAARAMELFDSVLLPATRAAEDPMNLAYIPAAPTRAAVAFDTVVSAANVFGGVWENGAGAIFAENQVLRWIADLLEWPAESAGVFVSGGTMGNLSALATARDHALRARGRRPEGGWALACASTAHSSVASAARLLDMDVVTVPIDDRGHLTGEALEGVLAADPRICAVVASGGTTNAGIVDDLASVIPVAHRHGAWVHVDGAYGGAALAAPSAKGRFAGIQEADSFIVDPHKWLFAPYDCCALLYRDPRPAAAAHSQHAAYLDSIDRGESNPSDLAAHLSRRTRGLPLWYSLATHGTAAYSAAVERCLASARTVATAIEASEHLELLLEPELSVVVFRRPGWTPVAYRRWSQRLAKEGTLLCLPTAFAGEIALRLAFVNPQTDPAAVIDVLERTMHAADGS, via the coding sequence ATGCTGGGCGTGACCGAGGACTCCACGCACCCGTTCCCCTCCCCCGCTCCTGACAGCGCTCCCGCTCCCGACGGCGCCGCTGCTCCTGCGACCCCCCCCACGACCCCCGAGTCGTCCGAGCGCTCCGCCTTCTCCCGCGCCTCCGACGCGCTGCAGCGCCACCGCGCGCCCTCGGAGGTCTGGGGCGACGAGCGGGAGGCGGTGAGCCTGGCGCTGCGCTGGGCGGCCGAGCACACGACGGTCGCCACCGACCCCAAGACCACCGCCCGCAGCGCCGCCGAGCTGCAGGCGGCGGTGGGCGAGACCATCACCGAGGACGGCATCGGCGCGGCACGCGCGATGGAGCTGTTCGACAGCGTGCTGCTGCCCGCGACCCGCGCGGCGGAGGACCCGATGAACCTCGCCTACATCCCCGCCGCCCCCACCCGGGCCGCGGTCGCCTTCGACACCGTGGTCTCGGCCGCGAACGTGTTCGGCGGGGTGTGGGAGAACGGGGCCGGGGCGATCTTCGCCGAGAACCAGGTGCTGCGCTGGATCGCGGATCTGCTGGAGTGGCCGGCGGAGTCGGCCGGGGTGTTCGTCTCCGGCGGCACCATGGGCAACCTCTCGGCACTGGCCACCGCCCGCGACCACGCCCTCCGCGCGCGGGGACGGCGTCCCGAGGGCGGGTGGGCGCTGGCCTGCGCCTCGACCGCGCACTCCTCGGTCGCCTCGGCCGCGCGGCTGCTGGACATGGACGTGGTGACCGTGCCGATCGACGACCGCGGCCACCTCACCGGCGAGGCGCTCGAGGGCGTGCTCGCCGCGGATCCGCGGATCTGCGCGGTGGTCGCCTCGGGCGGGACCACGAACGCGGGCATCGTCGACGACCTCGCCTCGGTGATCCCGGTGGCGCACCGCCACGGCGCCTGGGTGCACGTGGACGGCGCCTACGGCGGGGCGGCGCTCGCGGCCCCGAGCGCGAAGGGGCGCTTCGCGGGCATCCAGGAGGCGGACTCGTTCATCGTCGACCCGCACAAGTGGCTGTTCGCGCCGTACGACTGCTGCGCGCTGCTCTACCGGGACCCGCGCCCGGCCGCGGCCGCCCATTCCCAGCACGCCGCGTATCTGGACTCGATCGACCGCGGGGAGTCCAACCCCTCGGACCTCGCCGCGCACCTCTCGCGCCGCACCCGGGGTCTGCCGCTGTGGTACTCGCTGGCCACGCACGGCACCGCCGCGTACTCCGCAGCGGTGGAGCGGTGCCTCGCCTCCGCCCGCACGGTCGCCACCGCGATCGAGGCGTCCGAGCACCTGGAGCTGCTGCTGGAGCCGGAGCTGTCCGTGGTCGTGTTCCGCCGCCCGGGCTGGACACCGGTCGCCTATCGCCGCTGGTCGCAGCGCCTGGCGAAGGAGGGGACGCTGCTGTGCCTGCCCACGGCCTTCGCCGGGGAGATCGCGTTGCGCCTCGCCTTCGTGAACCCGCAGACAGATCCCGCGGCCGTGATCGACGTGCTCGAGCGGACGATGCACGCGGCCGACGGCAGCTGA
- a CDS encoding ferritin-like domain-containing protein, whose translation MAFDIDQFAETSVPVKYEDLDFDTFDSQPLDDQTLRSLRYMCDVEYHTSCFLRDLLVTPSHREEETGGFMTMWNREEFWHGEALAMVLAKHGIVVDYDEIKAKRVKLGWKAALGPMKQSALSNLAGTDFVAVHMTWGAANELSAVAAYRRLSAMTDHPALSPLLKRIAQQETRHVAFYTTNARTHLENSEAAQKLTRLIMSKVWKPVGSGMMDESEVKHVMNHLFAYKGGELDKLDKRVQKMPGLDRLTIFKNAFARLGVPA comes from the coding sequence ATGGCCTTCGACATCGACCAGTTCGCCGAGACGTCCGTCCCCGTCAAGTACGAGGACCTGGACTTCGACACCTTCGACTCCCAGCCGCTGGACGACCAGACCCTGCGCTCGCTGCGCTACATGTGCGATGTCGAGTACCACACCTCCTGCTTCCTGCGCGATCTGCTGGTGACCCCCTCGCACCGCGAGGAGGAGACCGGCGGCTTCATGACCATGTGGAACCGCGAGGAGTTCTGGCACGGCGAGGCGCTGGCGATGGTGCTGGCCAAGCACGGGATCGTCGTGGACTACGACGAGATCAAGGCCAAGCGCGTGAAGCTGGGCTGGAAGGCGGCGCTCGGCCCGATGAAGCAGTCGGCCCTGTCCAACCTCGCCGGCACCGACTTCGTCGCCGTGCACATGACCTGGGGTGCGGCCAACGAGCTCTCGGCCGTCGCGGCGTACCGCCGCCTCTCGGCGATGACCGATCATCCGGCGCTGTCCCCGCTCCTCAAGCGCATCGCGCAGCAGGAGACCCGCCACGTCGCGTTCTACACCACCAACGCCCGCACGCACCTGGAGAACTCCGAGGCGGCCCAGAAGCTGACCCGGCTGATCATGTCCAAGGTGTGGAAGCCCGTGGGCAGCGGGATGATGGACGAGTCCGAGGTCAAGCACGTCATGAACCACCTCTTCGCCTACAAGGGCGGCGAGCTGGACAAGCTCGACAAGCGGGTGCAGAAGATGCCGGGCCTGGACCGTCTGACGATCTTCAAGAACGCCTTCGCGCGCCTCGGCGTCCCCGCCTGA
- a CDS encoding response regulator transcription factor translates to MRILIAEDEARIARFMERGLKANGYATTVVADGISALDLGSSGDFDLLILDVGLPRMDGFQVLKALRDMDVQIPILMVTARTGVEDTVQGLESGANDYIAKPFRFEELLARVKLRAREATAGAGSAGADVLTLGDLSVDLRTRIASCTVDGEPREVELSSREFTMARVFLENPGQVLTRDLLLSKVWGYDYDGASNVVDVYVGYLRGKIGAPRLVTVRGAGYKMVDPAA, encoded by the coding sequence ATGAGGATCCTCATCGCCGAGGACGAGGCGCGCATCGCGCGGTTCATGGAGCGCGGCCTGAAGGCCAACGGCTACGCCACCACCGTCGTCGCCGACGGGATCTCCGCCCTGGACCTCGGCTCCAGCGGCGACTTCGACCTGCTGATCCTGGACGTGGGCCTGCCCCGCATGGACGGCTTCCAGGTCCTCAAGGCCCTGCGCGACATGGACGTGCAGATCCCGATCCTCATGGTCACAGCCCGCACCGGCGTCGAGGACACCGTCCAGGGCCTGGAGAGCGGCGCGAACGACTACATCGCCAAGCCCTTCCGCTTCGAGGAGCTGCTGGCCCGGGTGAAGCTGCGCGCCCGCGAGGCGACCGCGGGGGCGGGCTCGGCCGGGGCCGACGTGCTCACCCTCGGCGACCTGTCCGTGGACCTGCGCACCCGCATCGCCAGCTGCACCGTCGACGGGGAGCCGCGCGAGGTCGAGCTGTCCTCGCGCGAGTTCACGATGGCGCGGGTGTTCCTGGAGAACCCCGGCCAGGTCCTCACCCGGGACCTGCTGCTGTCCAAGGTGTGGGGCTACGACTATGACGGCGCCTCGAACGTGGTGGACGTGTACGTCGGCTACCTGCGCGGGAAGATCGGCGCGCCGCGCCTGGTCACCGTGCGCGGCGCCGGGTACAAGATGGTCGACCCGGCCGCCTGA
- a CDS encoding sensor histidine kinase: MARASSRDRTRGTVAPRSIAASRTTETPAPGAAPAAAAPRGLGRLTRNWTVRTRVLTTLLALIAIGLAITGALTFAAQFRALDQRVDAELWQEYSELELIAQSTGDDGNPTHTTVDSVLLRATDSAAPSDHESVIAMIDEEPRYQPRQQDFALLPQATEDMTVSEAATVREESERVRQQLLAAHAPNSTVIVPMEVHGRDLRVLIASVTVAGDPAQGLFVVANDIGAQRTELWRSVAVFTMLAVLALLLAGGVGYIVTGRLLRPLEDLRAATEQITVADLEYRVPVPAGGDEISALATNFNRMLGRIQEGFAEQRRFMSDVGHELRTPLTIVRGTLETTDVDDPADVAESHGIAMDELDRMGRVVGDLSELAASSRPDYVKPRPIDLDAFTRSAFARIEHIAERTWILEHSVDVVADADEQRLTQAVVQLAANAARYSDEGTRVWFAVDRVLGPDGPEIHVSVRDEGIGIALEDQRRIFERFARIDASRGSGSGLGLPIVRAIAEGHGGVVRLFSEPGHGSTFTVVFPQHRPHAPAVGESAAPHTGGREAPLTDDETDRPTRTDRPARKEQG; encoded by the coding sequence ATGGCACGGGCGAGCTCCCGCGACCGCACCCGCGGCACCGTCGCGCCACGGAGCATTGCCGCGTCCCGCACCACCGAGACCCCCGCCCCCGGCGCGGCACCCGCCGCCGCCGCGCCCCGGGGCCTCGGCCGCCTCACCCGTAACTGGACCGTCCGCACCCGCGTGCTGACCACCCTGCTCGCCCTGATCGCGATCGGCCTCGCGATCACCGGCGCACTCACCTTCGCCGCACAGTTCCGGGCCCTGGACCAGCGGGTCGATGCGGAGCTCTGGCAGGAGTACAGCGAGCTGGAGCTGATCGCGCAGTCCACGGGCGACGACGGCAACCCCACCCACACCACCGTGGACAGCGTGCTGCTGCGCGCCACCGACTCCGCCGCCCCGTCGGACCACGAGTCCGTGATCGCGATGATCGACGAGGAGCCCCGCTACCAGCCGCGCCAGCAGGACTTCGCCCTCCTGCCGCAGGCCACCGAGGACATGACCGTCTCCGAGGCGGCGACCGTCCGCGAGGAGTCCGAACGGGTCCGGCAGCAGCTCCTGGCGGCGCACGCCCCGAACTCCACCGTGATCGTGCCGATGGAGGTGCACGGCCGCGATCTGCGCGTCCTCATCGCGTCCGTGACCGTCGCGGGTGACCCCGCGCAGGGGCTCTTCGTGGTCGCCAACGACATCGGCGCCCAGCGCACCGAACTGTGGCGCTCCGTCGCCGTGTTCACCATGCTCGCGGTCCTCGCCCTGCTGCTCGCCGGGGGCGTCGGCTACATCGTCACCGGGCGCCTGCTGCGACCGCTCGAGGACCTGCGCGCCGCGACCGAGCAGATCACCGTCGCGGACCTCGAGTACCGGGTGCCCGTGCCCGCCGGCGGCGACGAGATCTCGGCGCTGGCCACGAACTTCAACCGCATGCTGGGCCGCATCCAGGAGGGCTTCGCCGAGCAGCGCCGCTTCATGAGCGATGTCGGCCACGAGCTGCGCACCCCGCTGACCATCGTGCGCGGCACCCTGGAGACCACCGACGTGGACGACCCCGCTGACGTCGCCGAGTCCCATGGCATCGCGATGGATGAGCTGGATCGGATGGGCCGCGTCGTCGGGGACCTCTCCGAGCTCGCCGCCTCCAGCCGCCCCGACTACGTCAAGCCCCGCCCCATCGACCTGGACGCCTTCACCCGCTCCGCCTTCGCCCGCATCGAGCACATCGCCGAGCGCACCTGGATCCTCGAGCACAGCGTCGACGTCGTCGCCGACGCCGACGAGCAGCGCCTCACCCAGGCCGTGGTGCAGCTGGCCGCCAACGCCGCCCGCTACAGCGACGAGGGTACCCGGGTCTGGTTCGCCGTGGACCGGGTGCTGGGCCCGGACGGCCCCGAGATCCACGTCAGCGTGCGCGACGAGGGCATCGGCATCGCCCTGGAGGACCAGCGCCGCATCTTCGAGCGCTTCGCCCGCATCGACGCCTCCCGCGGCTCCGGCTCGGGCCTCGGCCTGCCGATCGTGCGCGCGATCGCCGAGGGGCACGGCGGCGTGGTGCGCCTCTTCTCCGAGCCCGGCCACGGCTCGACCTTCACGGTCGTGTTCCCGCAGCACCGCCCGCATGCGCCCGCCGTAGGTGAGAGCGCCGCCCCCCATACTGGAGGGCGGGAGGCGCCCCTCACCGACGACGAGACCGACCGACCGACCCGGACCGACCGACCAGCCCGGAAGGAGCAGGGATGA